A section of the Oryza sativa Japonica Group chromosome 1, ASM3414082v1 genome encodes:
- the LOC4326280 gene encoding auxilin-related protein 1 isoform X1 translates to MDDFVLVDDFGPFKPPAASASTTSFSASHYDDMFDSYFNRSAEPAEPSPSSSAPSPPPPVFDKPVFDDADADAADPFDAIPLFGDGGDGGEGEDFLDSLGKGAKKPDVSEPEVVGFDDDLIPALGNTKSKTPVGEEEVEQEAEAVGFVDDVIPEWFGGSASTTPMKPTPQAEPKATGFEDDVIPGFGESTSHHDSPWEEPRTRPENESISSSKTSVSMPGDAFVTLGATSNLGNSNFGLFTDHLDNMGKSESKNMDPCSTANGMLDSSNIFVGVPKPMSSSSFASEKESVFGDSKSLDGIYSMNHSIKMPKEKPVQQASAETISSILPEMHIHEAPGTTGFNNSDPLSTSMQDQLPEENQCSKMSDDVWLTVSDVVLVTQPTSAPPPSRPPPTLAAKKGPTESNTSNAYPHDHNQGYNPFISSTNTSKTPKIDELEDFVMAKPSSLANGCLQDLNHNGIGIGQDSSTSAAGFMDWAELKHSKGVNQGNFDSLFASSQYQEKEKAVLYASGMESRDEEELLEHEKKQREKEEEQRKLERDREEELEREREMMRRREHEERKRREKEREARHIVEKAMREARERAAAEARMQAEREARQRAERAAVQKAAAEARERAAAEARERAAKAAAEAKERVAEEARERAAKAAAEARERAATEAREKAAAEARAKAERAAVDKVAAEARRRAERAAVERAAAEARQRAANEARKRAEAEARARESQQKTAQPDLDSFFGMPSRSSSVPRSQTATTNPFDVQPQGGSDFGSIRRTSSGSASPFAQPPSTNLMDDLSSIFGAPSSSAVFQEVDGESEERRKARLERHQRTMERAAKALAEKNERDLQVQWEQEERHRIGETLDFEIKRWAAGKEGNLRALLSTLQYVLWPECGWRPVSLTDLITAASVKKEYRKATLCIHPDKVQQKGANLQQKYIAEKVFDLLKEAWNKFNSEELF, encoded by the exons ATGGACGACTTCGTCCTCGTCGACGACTTCGGCCCGTTcaagccgccggccgcctccgcctccaccacctccttctCCGCCTCCCACTACGACGACATGTTCGACTCCTACTTCAACCGCTCGGCGGAGCCCGCCGAGCCGTCCCCCTCGtcctccgcgccgtcgccgcctccgcccgtgTTCGACAAGCCGGTgttcgacgacgccgacgccgacgccgccgatccCTTCGACGCGATTCCCTTGTTCGGAGATGggggcgatggcggcgaagGGGAGGACTTCCTCGATAGCCTCGGGAAGGGCGCGAAGAAGCCAGATGTGAGCGAGCCGGAGGTGGTGGGGTTTGACGACGATTTAATCCCAGCTCTTGGGAACACCAAATCGAAGACGCCCGTGGGTGAGGAAGAGGTGGAGCAGGAGGCGGAAGCGGTGGGGTTCGTCGACGACGTAATCCCCGAGTGGTTCGGTGGGAGCGCGAGCACGACGCCGATGAAGCCGACACCGCAGGCGGAGCCCAAGGCGACGGGGTTTGAAGACGATGTGATTCCCGGGTTTGGTGAAAGCACAAGCCATCACGATTCACCATG GGAGGAGCCTAGAACTAGACCGGAAAACGAATCAATTTCATCCAGCAAAACGAGTGTGAGCATGCCAGGAGATGCTTTTGTTACTCTAGGTGCTACATCCAACTTgggaaattcaaattttggattGTTTACTGATCATTTGGATAACATGGGCAAGTCAGAGAGCAAAAATATGGACCCCTGTTCTACTGCCAATGGGATGTTAGATAGTTCTAATATTTTTGTTGGGGTTCCAAAACCAATGTCCTCGTCTTCATTTGCATCTGAGAAAGAGAGTGTTTTTGGTGATAGTAAATCCTTGGATGGCATTTACAGCATGAACCATTCCATTAAAATGCCTAAGGAGAAACCAGTCCAGCAAGCTTCAGCTGAAACAATTAGCAGTATATTGCCTGAGATGCATATCCATGAAGCTCCTGGAACCACTGGTTTCAATAATTCAGATCCACTTTCTACAAGTATGCAGGACCAGTTGCCAGAGGAGAATCAATGTTCCAAAATGTCCGACGACGTGTGGTTGACTGTTTCAGATGTTGTTTTAGTGACACAGCCTACGAGTGCTCCACCTCCTTCACGGCCTCCCCCTACGCTTGCCGCCAAGAAAGGACCAACGGAATCCAACACTAGTAATGCATATCCACATGATCATAATCAAGGTTACAATCCTTTTATAAGTTCAACAAATACTTCTAAAACACCCAAAATTGATGAATTAGAAGATTTTGTCATGGCAAAGCCTTCTAGCTTGGCTAATGGTTGTCTGCAAGATCTAAATCATAATGGAATTGGGATTGGACAAGATTCATCTACATCTGCTGCAGGTTTCATGGATTGGGCTGAGCTAAAACACTCTAAAGGGGTGAACCAAGGGAACTTTGATTCTTTGTTCGCTAGCAGTCAGTaccaagaaaaagagaaagcaGTGCTCTATGCTTCTGGAATGGAAAGCAGAGATGAGGAAGAACTATTAGAGCATgagaaaaaacaaagagaaaaggaagaggaacaGAGAAAACTAGAAAGGGACAGGGAGGAAGAGCTTGAGAGGGAAAGAGAAATGATGAGAAGAAGGGAACATGAGGAGCGGAAGAGGcgtgaaaaagagagagaggcgaggcaCATTGTGGAGAAGGCCATGCGAGAGGCACGTGAAAGGGCAGCTGCTGAGGCACGCATGCAAGCTGAGAGGGAGGCTCGTCAAAGAGCAGAGCGAGCTGCTGTACagaaagcagcagcagaagcacgagagagagcagcagcagaagcacgGGAGAGAGCTGCAAAGGCGGCTGCAGAAGCGAAGGAAAGGGTGGCTGAGGAGGCTAGGGAAAGGGCTGCTAAAGCTGCTGCAGAAGCCAGGGAACGGGCAGCTACAGAAGCTAGGGAAAAGGCAGCAGCAGAAGCTCGGGCTAAAGCTGAGCGAGCTGCTGTTGATAAAGTTGCAGCAGAAGCACGAAGAAGGGCTGAAAGAGCAGCAGTTGAGAgggctgctgcagaagctcgaCAAAGGGCTGCTAATGAAGCTAGAAAAAGGGCTGAAGCTGAAGCTCGAGCAAGAGAAAGTCAGCAGAAAACAGCTCAACCTGATCTCGACTCATTCTTTGGTATGCCTTCTAGATCAAGCAGTGTACCGAGATCACAGACTGCAACAACG AATCCTTTTGATGTCCAACCTCAAGGTGGTTCAGATTTTGGTTCTATAAGGAGGACTTCTTCTGGTTCAGCTTCTCCCTTTGCACAACCTCCATCTACTAATCTTATGGATGACCTCTCTTCTATATTTGGAG CACCTTCATCATCTGCTGTGTTTCAAGAAGTGGAtggagagagtgaagagagaagGAAGGCAAGATTGGAGCGTCACCAGAGGACAATGGAGCGTGCG GCAAAAGCTCTTGCTGAGAAAAATGAGCGTGATTTGCAAGTTCAGTGGGAGCAGGAAGAGAGACAT AGAATTGGTGAAACACTTGATTTTGAGATAAAGAGGTGGGCCGCTGGGAAAGAAGGCAATTTGCGAGCCTTGTTGTCAACGTTGCAATAT GTTCTTTGGCCTGAATGTGGGTGGCGACCTGTATCATTGACTGATTTGATTACAGCCGCATCTGTCAAGAAAGAATACAGGAAAGCAACATTATGCATCCATCCTGATAAGGTGCAGCAAAAGGGTGCAAATCTTCAACAGAAATACATTGCAGAAAAGGTGTTCGACCTTCTGAAG GAAGCATGGAACAAATTCAACTCGGAAGAACTCTTCTAA
- the LOC4326280 gene encoding auxilin-related protein 1 isoform X2, producing the protein MDDFVLVDDFGPFKPPAASASTTSFSASHYDDMFDSYFNRSAEPAEPSPSSSAPSPPPPVFDKPVFDDADADAADPFDAIPLFGDGGDGGEGEDFLDSLGKGAKKPDVSEPEVVGFDDDLIPALGNTKSKTPVGEEEVEQEAEAVGFVDDVIPEWFGGSASTTPMKPTPQAEPKATGFEDDVIPGFGESTSHHDSPWEEPRTRPENESISSSKTSVSMPGDAFVTLGATSNLGNSNFGLFTDHLDNMGKSESKNMDPCSTANGMLDSSNIFVGVPKPMSSSSFASEKESVFGDSKSLDGIYSMNHSIKMPKEKPVQQASAETISSILPEMHIHEAPGTTGFNNSDPLSTSMQDQLPEENQCSKMSDDVWLTVSDVVLVTQPTSAPPPSRPPPTLAAKKGPTESNTSNAYPHDHNQGYNPFISSTNTSKTPKIDELEDFVMAKPSSLANGCLQDLNHNGIGIGQDSSTSAAGFMDWAELKHSKGVNQGNFDSLFASSQYQEKEKAVLYASGMESRDEEELLEHEKKQREKEEEQRKLERDREEELEREREMMRRREHEERKRREKEREARHIVEKAMREARERAAAEARMQAEREARQRAERAAVQKAAAEARERAAAEARERAAKAAAEAKERVAEEARERAAKAAAEARERAATEAREKAAAEARAKAERAAVDKVAAEARRRAERAAVERAAAEARQRAANEARKRAEAEARARESQQKTAQPDLDSFFGMPSRSSSVPRSQTATTNPFDVQPQGGSDFGSIRRTSSGSASPFAQPPSTNLMDDLSSIFGAPSSSAVFQEVDGESEERRKARLERHQRTMERAAKALAEKNERDLQVQWEQEERHRIGETLDFEIKRWAAGKEGNLRALLSTLQYGERRTNQETL; encoded by the exons ATGGACGACTTCGTCCTCGTCGACGACTTCGGCCCGTTcaagccgccggccgcctccgcctccaccacctccttctCCGCCTCCCACTACGACGACATGTTCGACTCCTACTTCAACCGCTCGGCGGAGCCCGCCGAGCCGTCCCCCTCGtcctccgcgccgtcgccgcctccgcccgtgTTCGACAAGCCGGTgttcgacgacgccgacgccgacgccgccgatccCTTCGACGCGATTCCCTTGTTCGGAGATGggggcgatggcggcgaagGGGAGGACTTCCTCGATAGCCTCGGGAAGGGCGCGAAGAAGCCAGATGTGAGCGAGCCGGAGGTGGTGGGGTTTGACGACGATTTAATCCCAGCTCTTGGGAACACCAAATCGAAGACGCCCGTGGGTGAGGAAGAGGTGGAGCAGGAGGCGGAAGCGGTGGGGTTCGTCGACGACGTAATCCCCGAGTGGTTCGGTGGGAGCGCGAGCACGACGCCGATGAAGCCGACACCGCAGGCGGAGCCCAAGGCGACGGGGTTTGAAGACGATGTGATTCCCGGGTTTGGTGAAAGCACAAGCCATCACGATTCACCATG GGAGGAGCCTAGAACTAGACCGGAAAACGAATCAATTTCATCCAGCAAAACGAGTGTGAGCATGCCAGGAGATGCTTTTGTTACTCTAGGTGCTACATCCAACTTgggaaattcaaattttggattGTTTACTGATCATTTGGATAACATGGGCAAGTCAGAGAGCAAAAATATGGACCCCTGTTCTACTGCCAATGGGATGTTAGATAGTTCTAATATTTTTGTTGGGGTTCCAAAACCAATGTCCTCGTCTTCATTTGCATCTGAGAAAGAGAGTGTTTTTGGTGATAGTAAATCCTTGGATGGCATTTACAGCATGAACCATTCCATTAAAATGCCTAAGGAGAAACCAGTCCAGCAAGCTTCAGCTGAAACAATTAGCAGTATATTGCCTGAGATGCATATCCATGAAGCTCCTGGAACCACTGGTTTCAATAATTCAGATCCACTTTCTACAAGTATGCAGGACCAGTTGCCAGAGGAGAATCAATGTTCCAAAATGTCCGACGACGTGTGGTTGACTGTTTCAGATGTTGTTTTAGTGACACAGCCTACGAGTGCTCCACCTCCTTCACGGCCTCCCCCTACGCTTGCCGCCAAGAAAGGACCAACGGAATCCAACACTAGTAATGCATATCCACATGATCATAATCAAGGTTACAATCCTTTTATAAGTTCAACAAATACTTCTAAAACACCCAAAATTGATGAATTAGAAGATTTTGTCATGGCAAAGCCTTCTAGCTTGGCTAATGGTTGTCTGCAAGATCTAAATCATAATGGAATTGGGATTGGACAAGATTCATCTACATCTGCTGCAGGTTTCATGGATTGGGCTGAGCTAAAACACTCTAAAGGGGTGAACCAAGGGAACTTTGATTCTTTGTTCGCTAGCAGTCAGTaccaagaaaaagagaaagcaGTGCTCTATGCTTCTGGAATGGAAAGCAGAGATGAGGAAGAACTATTAGAGCATgagaaaaaacaaagagaaaaggaagaggaacaGAGAAAACTAGAAAGGGACAGGGAGGAAGAGCTTGAGAGGGAAAGAGAAATGATGAGAAGAAGGGAACATGAGGAGCGGAAGAGGcgtgaaaaagagagagaggcgaggcaCATTGTGGAGAAGGCCATGCGAGAGGCACGTGAAAGGGCAGCTGCTGAGGCACGCATGCAAGCTGAGAGGGAGGCTCGTCAAAGAGCAGAGCGAGCTGCTGTACagaaagcagcagcagaagcacgagagagagcagcagcagaagcacgGGAGAGAGCTGCAAAGGCGGCTGCAGAAGCGAAGGAAAGGGTGGCTGAGGAGGCTAGGGAAAGGGCTGCTAAAGCTGCTGCAGAAGCCAGGGAACGGGCAGCTACAGAAGCTAGGGAAAAGGCAGCAGCAGAAGCTCGGGCTAAAGCTGAGCGAGCTGCTGTTGATAAAGTTGCAGCAGAAGCACGAAGAAGGGCTGAAAGAGCAGCAGTTGAGAgggctgctgcagaagctcgaCAAAGGGCTGCTAATGAAGCTAGAAAAAGGGCTGAAGCTGAAGCTCGAGCAAGAGAAAGTCAGCAGAAAACAGCTCAACCTGATCTCGACTCATTCTTTGGTATGCCTTCTAGATCAAGCAGTGTACCGAGATCACAGACTGCAACAACG AATCCTTTTGATGTCCAACCTCAAGGTGGTTCAGATTTTGGTTCTATAAGGAGGACTTCTTCTGGTTCAGCTTCTCCCTTTGCACAACCTCCATCTACTAATCTTATGGATGACCTCTCTTCTATATTTGGAG CACCTTCATCATCTGCTGTGTTTCAAGAAGTGGAtggagagagtgaagagagaagGAAGGCAAGATTGGAGCGTCACCAGAGGACAATGGAGCGTGCG GCAAAAGCTCTTGCTGAGAAAAATGAGCGTGATTTGCAAGTTCAGTGGGAGCAGGAAGAGAGACAT AGAATTGGTGAAACACTTGATTTTGAGATAAAGAGGTGGGCCGCTGGGAAAGAAGGCAATTTGCGAGCCTTGTTGTCAACGTTGCAATAT GGAGAAAGAAGAACAAATCAAGAAACCTTGTGA